The Novipirellula aureliae DNA window TTAAACTCTGATTCACTAGGCGTGTTGCAATACACTTCGGGATCAACGGGTTCACCCAAAGGCGTCATGCTGACTCAAGGCAACTTGATAGCCAATAGCGAATTGATTCTGCAAGCGTTTGAACCGGAGGGCAGAGTTTGTGGGATGACCTGGTTGCCCACCTATCACGACATGGGCTTGGTGGGTGGCGTCTTGATGCCAATGTTCATTGGCCGCTCGAACGTCTTAATGAGTCCAATGACGTTTTTGCAGCGTCCTGCTCGCTGGCTGCAGGGCATTGCCAAGCACAGGGTATCGATCAGTGGCGGCCCCAATTTTGCTTACCAACTTTGTGTTGACAAGATAGGCGATGAAGAGTTAGAAGGCGTCGATTTGTCGACATGGGAAATCGCGTTCAATGGGGCCGAGCCAATTCGAGCCACGACAATCGATTCGTTTTGCGAGCGGTTTGGAAAGTTTGGTTTTCGCCGCAGTGCGTTTTTGCCATGTTATGGGATGGCGGAAACCACGCTGTTGGTTACTGGCGGTCCCGCAGAGACACGTCCCGTCATTTCGACCTTTAGCGGCACTGAGCTGGACCGTAAATTGGTTAAGCCGATCGCCGAATCGGAACCGGGGGCGCGTCGGTTGGTAGGATGCGGACGTGTGCTACCCGAAGAGACGGTTCTGATTGTCGATCCCGAAACTCGCAAGCCACTCGACAAAAATAGCATTGGTGAAATCTGGGTCCAAAGTCCCTCCGTTGGGAAGGGTTACTATCAGCGAAAGGATGCTACCGAACAAACCTTTTACGCGTTGACAGCTGATGGCGGAGGGCCATTTTTACGTACTGGCGACTTAGGCTTTTTGAACGGCGACCAGCTGTATGTATCGGGGCGACTCAAGGACATGATCATTGTCCGCGGCGTGAACCGTTATCCGCAAGACATTGAGGAAACGGTCGAGCGGGCCAGTGATGCGGTGCAAGCAGGATCGGTGGCAGCGTTTGCGATGGACTATGACGGACGTGAGCAATTGGTGATCGTTGCCGAAGCGATTCGAATGCGAGACCTGGATTGGGACGCCCATTTACAAGCGATTCGGCGGGCCGTAACGGCGGATCATGAATTGCCACCCGATGCCGTCTACTTGATACGCAACAGCAGCGTTCCGAAAACGAGTAGCGGTAAAATCCAACGGCATGCTTGTTTGCACGCGGTTCGCGATGGCGACTTAAAACTGATCGCGAAATGGGTTCGCCGGGAAGAAGAAACATCGACGCTCGACGTCTCTGATCTGCAGCCGATGATGCAAGCGGCTGCGGCAGGTGGACGAACCGGGCAAGTTGATGCAACGGATGTCAACGAATCGATTGTCGAAGCGGTGAAGCAACACGTCCGGCAGGTTGCGGGCGAGCGTGCTCGAGTGCTCGACTTGGACACCAACATCGTCTTGGACCTCGGGCTCGACAGCCTCGAAAGGCTTGAGATTGCTCGGAATTTAGAGCGTACCTTTGGCGGACGTTTCCCCGAGCAAATCCTCGATGAGATCGAAACGATTGGACAAACAGCTCAGTCGATCGGGCGTTACTTGCCGCCCGGTGTGGAAGGCCGCGCGGTCGCGTTCTTGGATGGCGGATTGCAATCGGCCACTTCAAACGCATCAACAAATGGCGCCGCCGACCAAACACATGCCCGAGCGCCAATCGCCGAGGTCGATCCCGAAGACGACGTGACGCAGTTCGCCGAGTATCGGCGGCTGAAGACGATGATGCAACAGATGCAGATGACGGGATGCCCAAACCCATATTTTACCGTTCATGACGGCCTTGTTCGTGATACCACGGTGATTGATGGGAAAGAGTATATCAGCTTCGCAACCTATAATTACTTGGGAATGAGCGGCCATCCACGAGTTACCCGGGCGGCGGCGAAAGCGATCGAGAAGTACGGGACGAGCGTTTCGGCGAGCCGTTTGGTATCGGGCGAAAAACCGATTCACGCGGAACTCGAAAACGAGCTGGCGAAATGGATCGGCGTCGACGATTCCGTATTGATGGTCGGCGGCCACTCGACCAATGAAACGACGATCGGTCACTTGGTAGGCTCGGGCGATCTCATTTTGCACGACTCCTTGTCCCACAACAGCATCGTGCAGGGAGCGTTGTTGTCAGGTGCGCGGCGACGACCGTTCCCACATAACGATTACAAAGCACTCGACCGAATGTTGACCGAAATGCGGTCCCAATATCGGCGTGTGCTAATTGTCATCGAAGGCGTCTACAGCATGGATGGCGACTTTTCGAATGTGCCTGAATTCGTCAAGGTTAAACGAAAGCACCGAGCGATATTGATGGTCGACGAAGCCCATAGTTTTGGAACGATGGGTGAAACAGGCCGCGGCATGGCAGAGCATTTCCAAATGGACGCTCGGGATGTCGATATTTGGATGGGGACGCTCAGTAAGTCAGGCGCCTCCTGTGGCGGCTATATCGCTGGCTCGAAGCCGTTGGTGGAACTACTCAAGTACACCGCACCAGGGTTTGTCTTCAGCGTGGGAATGCCTCCCGCCCAGGTGGCAGCCGCGTTGGCAGCCATTCAGACGCTAAGGGATGAACCGGAGCGAGTGTCGCGGTTGCGTCAGCGAAGCGATTTATTCTTGTCATTGTGCCGCGCGGCCGGTCTCGACACGGGTGACAGTGAAGGGACGCCGGTCATCCCCGTGATTCTCGGCAATTCGATGGTGGCACTGCGATTATCGAACCGGCTGAAAGGTGATGGCATCAATGTCCAACCGATCTTGTACCCAGCGGTTGACGAATCGGCAGCGCGGCTACGGTTCTTCATAACATGCGAGCATAGCGAAGAGCAGATCCGGTTCACGGTGGAGCGGATGGCCAACCATTTATCCGAATTAGGCTTTGCCCGCCCCGTCGAGTCAATTTCCTAACAGGACGACGGCGCATCGGATTGGCCGCTTGGGCGTTAGCTAGCGGAGTGAATCCAGATGGGTGAGATCCGCACGCTATCCTCGAAACGCTGTGACCTGCGTGCTCGCGAGATCACAGAACGCCTTTTGTACTTGGGATCGCATCGCAACGCGGGTCGCTTTCGACGGCCATTCGAATCGCTCGAGCGGTCGCCTTAAAGACGCACTCGGCGATGTGATGCGAGTTTCGACCATGGTGCAAAACGACATGCAGGTTGCTGTTGGAATTTGCAGCGAACGATTGCCAAAAGTGCTCGATCAACTCACTATCAAAATTGCCGATCTTTGCTGCGACGATCGGTGCATGATACTCAAATGCATACCGCCCCCCCAAATCGACTGCTGCGGTTACCAAGCATTCGTCCATCGGCAACGTGAAGTGACCGTAGCGGCGGATGCCCGCTCGAGTGCCTAGCGCTTCGTGCACCGCCTGTCCAAATGCAATACCGATATCCTCGGTCGTATGATGGTCGTCGACTTGCAGATCGCCGACCGCATGAACATCGAGATTGATCAGTGCATGTTTGGCCAACAAATCGAGCATGTGATCGAGAAACCCGATGCCTGATTTTCGTGTACCACTACCGTCACCATCGAGACCAACGGTTAGTTTAATATCGGTTTCACCCGTCTTGCGGGCAATCGTCGCTGAGCGTGTCATACGTTTTTCAAGTAACTTTCGAGGATCATGAGGCATGCATCGATCTGGTCGTCGGTACCAACCGAGATTCGCAGCCCATCCCCCCAATCGGGAAATTGCATGTAGCGGACTAAAATTTGGTTCTTCTTCAAGTATTCGTACATCGCCTGGTGCTGCCCACAGGGGTGAGTACACCAAACGAAATTCGCTTTCGATGGTGTTACGTCAAAACCGAGTTCGGCCAACCTTCCACTCATCCGCTGGCGTGTTGCATTCATCCTTGCGACCACATCGGCGAGCCAAGCTTGACTCGACATTGCCGCGGTTGCCGCGGCGATCGACAACATGTCACAGTTATAGCTGTCCTTAATCTTGCCAAGCTGCGAGATCACTTGCGGCTGGGCCACGAGGTATCCAAATCGTACGCCCGCCAAACCATAAGACTTACTAAGGGTGCGAGTGACGAGGATGTTTGCATGTTTTTTCACCAGTTCGATGCAATGGCCATCGGCAAAATCCGCATAAGCCTCATCAACGACCAACGGGCACGTCATCGACGCGGCCAAACGCTCCACCTCCGTTGCTGATAAAACCGTACCACTGGGGCTGTTGGGATTTGGCAAAAAGACCAAACGCACATCATCCGGCGTATCACCGAAGGCTGCCGGTAGCTGCCATCCGTCTTCGAATGCAACCTGCTCCCAAGCGGCACCTTGGATGTCGGCAAGCGTGCGGTACAAGATATAACTCGGGTAGGGCAATCGGAGTTTCTGGTTTTCACCAACAAAACCACGAACCAAAATCGTCAAGATTTCATCGCTGCCGTTCCCTGCCAAAATCCATTCGGGTCCGGGCAAACCGAGTGCATCGGCTGCCGCTCGACGGAAGGCGGTTGCAACGGGATCAGGATATCGATTGAGCGGTCCGGTCGCCGCGTCCTGAATCGCTTTGACCACGTCTGGATTCGGTGGATAAGGGTTTTCGTTCGTATTGAGTTTAACGGTTTTGCCTGGTGCTGGTTGCTCGCCAGGCGTGTAGGGCTGCATACGCGATAGCGCAGGACGATAGGATAGCGGGTCAGGCACGTTTTGTTATTTTATTGAGAGGTGTTATGGGAGGCAAAGAATCAAATTGAGATGGAAGCCATGCGATTATCGACGAATCGATACGCTTCGGGCATGAGCGGTCAAGCACTCTTTTTCGGCCAAACGTTCAACATCGGAGGCAATGTCACGCAAAGCAGATTCATTGAATTCGGTAATGCTGCCGCTACGCAGAAAACTGTTACTGGAAAGCCCCGCCGCCCAAGTGCACGTTCCGCCGGTTGGCAACACATGGCTTGGCCCCGCGGCATAGTCGCCTAGGGCAACCGGAGTGTGATGCCCCAAAAAGGCAGCGCCACAGTTTCGTATTTTGACGATTTGGTCGCGTGGAACGGCCGTTTCGATATGCAAATGCTCGGGTGCAAATTGGTCGGTCAACTCGCAAGCCTGTTGTTCGTCACGAACCAAAATCAATGCTCCAAACGCTTCAAGACTTTCGAGCGTCAACTCGTTGCGACTGAGCAGTGCCACTTGCTTGGTCAACTCGATCTCAACGGCATCGACCAACGATTCATCCCAACTAATCAGGATGGAGGAACCAGGCGAATGTTCGGCTTGGGCGAGCAAGTCAGCAGCAACAAAGTCGGGTCGAGCCGTTGAATCAGCGATCACAATGACTTCGCTCGGACCCGCAAACGAATCGATATCGACCGTTCCGTAGACAAGTTTCTTCGCCAAAGCCACGAACAGGTTCCCAGGGCCGACGATCTTGTCAACCGCTGGGATCACATCGGTGCCGTAAGCCATCGCAGCCACCGCTTGTGCACCGCCAATCCGGTAAACCTCTTTCACCCCCAATTCGAAGCAAGTGGCAAGCATGTCTTGGTTGTAGGCACCGAACGCCGTCGGCGGTGCGACGATGGCGATTTCATCGACGCCAGCCACTTGAGCGGGCACGACGGTCATCAAAACCGTGGAGGGATAGGCAGCAGCACCGCCGGGAACACATATTCCGACGCGGCGTAGAGGGACGTAACGCTGCGTCAAGCGGACCCCCGGCCTCGGTTCAATCGCCACATCGCGGTGCAAAATCGCGGCTTGAAATTCGGCAACGTTATCGCGGATGCGGCGGACGGTTGCGATCAGCTCAGGATCGGCCTGGGCGTGAGCGTTTGCCATCTCCTCCGGCGGCACCCGCAATTGGTCGGCGGACAATTCGGCATTGTCGAGCGATTGGCTGTAGCGTAGCAGTGCGGCGGTGCCCTCCCGCTGGACATCTTGACAGATCGCAGAGACAACTTCGCTAGGCGTAAGTGGTTTCCCAAATACTTTTTCCGTCAAGGCACGGCCTCGAGGACTGACGACATCACCCGAGGGACTAAGCTTTTGACGCAAACTTTGCAAGATCTCTGCACTACCGGAGCGGGCGTCAACACGTTGTATTTTCAATGGACTGCGTTCTATTAGTAAAACAAGGTTTAAATTAGATTGTAGGTATCGAGTGCTTTGGGACAACCAACTTCTTGGGTAGTGGATCTTGTTAAAGATCCTTGCGCAAAACAGGATCGTAAACAAGATCCACTACAAGCAAACCAATCGCTGGAAAATCGCCACTTTCATCAGCCGGTTGGGCGATAGCTCTGGTTTTTGCGCTGAAACAGCCTGGACCGTGACTATCGCGAAAGCGGCTAACCGCATGATAAACGGTTCAGCCCCGTTTGTCTTCAGCTCCGCTATGATTGGAAAAACGTTTCGTGACGAAGAGCAGAAAAATCGATCGACTCTCCCTACTGATCGCAGTGGGGCTGTTTCTGCTGAGCCTAACGCTACGAATTCCCGCCAGCTCCGAGAGCCTCTGGGTCGACGAACTCCATACGGCATGGACGATCTCGGGAAGTTTCCCTGAAGTATCACCACGTGCCGCCGCCGGAAACCAGCAAGCCTTCTACTTTCAAGCGTTGTGGCTCTGGGGCAAAATAGGGGGACAAGACGAAGTGACGCTGCGGGCGACAAGCGCGATCGCGGTTTCGCTCAGCTGCAGTTTGTTGTTTTTATTCGTTTCTCGACGGGAGAGTAGGAAACGGCAGGGGGGGATGCTTTGCGGAACGGCGGCAGGATTGTTGTTGGCGGTTGATGGACATTCGATCTACTTCGGTACGGAACTAAGACCGTATGCAATCGTGATTCTCATGGCGACCATCGCTTGTGGTTGCTACGCTTCGTTGTGGAATCAAACATCCGCTGACAGACGTGGCTCAGCAACCTGGGTCGGTTTGTGCCTCTGTATCGGGACCGCGGCCGTGTGTCAGATCACCTCGCTCGCCGTCCTGGGATGGCTACCTTTGTTTTTACTCGCCAAGTGGATGTACCGCGAAGGGTTTCGATCGTTCACATTGCAGCCAGTGGATTTTGCGATCCTTGTTTTTTTCGGCTTGGTGGGCTGGTCCATCCTATCGGTGGGTACCTCGTCCGCTTGGCAGGACCGTGAATTATGGTCCCGTTTTGCATCGGCGCATTCGCTAAGGCAAATTTGGACGATTTGGCCTTGGAAATGGGTCGTCGTTTGTCCTTTCACATTATGGTTCATTGCCTTCCTTGTCGATCGCCACGGTAGACGTCGCCGTCTTGGACACTCGACAGAGCAAGAAGTTCGCAAGCTATTCTACGATTCGGGTAGCTTGACATTGTCGCTTCTCTTGGTCGCACTTCTCAGCACGTTGTTAATTTGGTGCGTCGCCTATTTCGAAATCGTGTCACTTTGGCATCGTCGCTATTTGATCGCCACGCTACCGATACTGTGTTGGTGCTTTGGAGCGGCCCTGGGAACGGCAAGTTACACGTGGTTTCGTCGTCACGGACCGGCACAAATGGCGGGGGGGGCCATTTCCATCATCTTCATCGGAATGACGATGATGGATCAGGGAACCGCTTCTCGGCTCGCGAAAGGTTATTGGCCCATTTCAAGGCGGGAGGATTGGCGGGCTGCGATCGCGTTTGTAAATGAGAGAGACGCTGAAAGCAACGAGGTTGAGGTTTGTCTCGATCCCGGCTTGATCGAACAGCATTCGATCGAGACACCGCGGCTACGGGTCGAGCAAGGAGAGTACCTGCGTTATGCAATAGATGGTCCGTATTCGCTTCAAGGTGATACCATTTGGAAGGTCAGTGTTTCCGGGCGTCGACTATCGGATGCCATCGAGAGTTACGAAGACCCACCAGCGATTGTTTTATCACGGCGTGGAAAGGGACGTTTACAATCGATACTTGGTGCAACCTATTCGGCACACGGATTTGGCAACGTTTCGGTGGGCATACGCCAGTCAAGGAACGATTTTCGGGATTCGGGTGCCCTAGAATAGCATGTTTAGCGAATTCGCATTTCCGAAAGAACCTCTTGTTCAGGAAAACGTCATGCCCCATCGAGTCGACAAGAAAATCGACGGCAGGCCACGATGATCTGGACGTGCTTCCGAAAAACGAATAGCAGGCCGAGCTAGAGTATCTAAAAAACACTCCCAAACGGCAACAGCTTCCCGACTTGCGATTTCCAGCCAGTCAAGCATGGAAGCGAACGCCATTTATTTATACCAAGTGTTACAACCGCTATGATTCGGCCTGTTTGCCAATCGGTTCAACAAAAGTGAGCAGAAAGAGTCAATCCGTCGTTCCCAAATGGAGCTTTGGAAGTATTCTTAAATCGTATCGGAAACGCGAAACACCAAGAACTCTTCATCAAGATATTAAGCGTCCCCCCGTGCGAGGCGGGGTCGGTCCTTCGGGATTGGCCTCGCCTTTTTTTCGTGGGTTGGTCTTATGCGTGGCCGCGGGGTACGTGTTGAAACGGGGCAAGAGGCGGCCCTCGGTGAAACGCGATTGTCGCTTTTTTTCAACCTTTCTGCGGTGTGCCCTCTGCCGAAACCATTCTGTTCGATATCATCTTATATCGATTGACGTGTTCCCGCACGTTTTCTTTGACTCTCAATCCCTCAATTTGTTCTAGCAACCGCTATGAAAACTGACGAGTTACGCGAAAAATATCTAGCTTTTTTTGAAACCAAAGGCTGCGTTCGCCGCCCCAGCGACGTGTTGGTCCCGACTTG harbors:
- the hisC gene encoding histidinol-phosphate transaminase, with product MPDPLSYRPALSRMQPYTPGEQPAPGKTVKLNTNENPYPPNPDVVKAIQDAATGPLNRYPDPVATAFRRAAADALGLPGPEWILAGNGSDEILTILVRGFVGENQKLRLPYPSYILYRTLADIQGAAWEQVAFEDGWQLPAAFGDTPDDVRLVFLPNPNSPSGTVLSATEVERLAASMTCPLVVDEAYADFADGHCIELVKKHANILVTRTLSKSYGLAGVRFGYLVAQPQVISQLGKIKDSYNCDMLSIAAATAAMSSQAWLADVVARMNATRQRMSGRLAELGFDVTPSKANFVWCTHPCGQHQAMYEYLKKNQILVRYMQFPDWGDGLRISVGTDDQIDACLMILESYLKNV
- the hisD gene encoding histidinol dehydrogenase — protein: MKIQRVDARSGSAEILQSLRQKLSPSGDVVSPRGRALTEKVFGKPLTPSEVVSAICQDVQREGTAALLRYSQSLDNAELSADQLRVPPEEMANAHAQADPELIATVRRIRDNVAEFQAAILHRDVAIEPRPGVRLTQRYVPLRRVGICVPGGAAAYPSTVLMTVVPAQVAGVDEIAIVAPPTAFGAYNQDMLATCFELGVKEVYRIGGAQAVAAMAYGTDVIPAVDKIVGPGNLFVALAKKLVYGTVDIDSFAGPSEVIVIADSTARPDFVAADLLAQAEHSPGSSILISWDESLVDAVEIELTKQVALLSRNELTLESLEAFGALILVRDEQQACELTDQFAPEHLHIETAVPRDQIVKIRNCGAAFLGHHTPVALGDYAAGPSHVLPTGGTCTWAAGLSSNSFLRSGSITEFNESALRDIASDVERLAEKECLTAHARSVSIRR
- a CDS encoding aminotransferase class I/II-fold pyridoxal phosphate-dependent enzyme yields the protein MDLQKFFGKDTPPRDHYVSILRHWANQRGDEAAYYFTDVESIEERISYAELWKEVQGLAGYLQDRCRIRSGDRILLLYPPGLDFVIGMFACHAAGAVAVPAFPPRRNRKASRIRSIVVDADTRWALSTKAVVEQLTGDQKYDDLVGVQLLGTDDPSCRRADKWRMPKLNSDSLGVLQYTSGSTGSPKGVMLTQGNLIANSELILQAFEPEGRVCGMTWLPTYHDMGLVGGVLMPMFIGRSNVLMSPMTFLQRPARWLQGIAKHRVSISGGPNFAYQLCVDKIGDEELEGVDLSTWEIAFNGAEPIRATTIDSFCERFGKFGFRRSAFLPCYGMAETTLLVTGGPAETRPVISTFSGTELDRKLVKPIAESEPGARRLVGCGRVLPEETVLIVDPETRKPLDKNSIGEIWVQSPSVGKGYYQRKDATEQTFYALTADGGGPFLRTGDLGFLNGDQLYVSGRLKDMIIVRGVNRYPQDIEETVERASDAVQAGSVAAFAMDYDGREQLVIVAEAIRMRDLDWDAHLQAIRRAVTADHELPPDAVYLIRNSSVPKTSSGKIQRHACLHAVRDGDLKLIAKWVRREEETSTLDVSDLQPMMQAAAAGGRTGQVDATDVNESIVEAVKQHVRQVAGERARVLDLDTNIVLDLGLDSLERLEIARNLERTFGGRFPEQILDEIETIGQTAQSIGRYLPPGVEGRAVAFLDGGLQSATSNASTNGAADQTHARAPIAEVDPEDDVTQFAEYRRLKTMMQQMQMTGCPNPYFTVHDGLVRDTTVIDGKEYISFATYNYLGMSGHPRVTRAAAKAIEKYGTSVSASRLVSGEKPIHAELENELAKWIGVDDSVLMVGGHSTNETTIGHLVGSGDLILHDSLSHNSIVQGALLSGARRRPFPHNDYKALDRMLTEMRSQYRRVLIVIEGVYSMDGDFSNVPEFVKVKRKHRAILMVDEAHSFGTMGETGRGMAEHFQMDARDVDIWMGTLSKSGASCGGYIAGSKPLVELLKYTAPGFVFSVGMPPAQVAAALAAIQTLRDEPERVSRLRQRSDLFLSLCRAAGLDTGDSEGTPVIPVILGNSMVALRLSNRLKGDGINVQPILYPAVDESAARLRFFITCEHSEEQIRFTVERMANHLSELGFARPVESIS
- the hisB gene encoding imidazoleglycerol-phosphate dehydratase HisB, which codes for MTRSATIARKTGETDIKLTVGLDGDGSGTRKSGIGFLDHMLDLLAKHALINLDVHAVGDLQVDDHHTTEDIGIAFGQAVHEALGTRAGIRRYGHFTLPMDECLVTAAVDLGGRYAFEYHAPIVAAKIGNFDSELIEHFWQSFAANSNSNLHVVLHHGRNSHHIAECVFKATARAIRMAVESDPRCDAIPSTKGVL